From one Maniola jurtina chromosome 5, ilManJurt1.1, whole genome shotgun sequence genomic stretch:
- the LOC123865691 gene encoding uncharacterized protein LOC123865691 isoform X2, which translates to MENSQACSCKEWVRVTGEEDLAYIPIEKLNTLKFVCEGHFKYKDFCRKKTKLKKKAIPSLNLTSKPLGDDILADFPLHMWKSNTPEKKSQEEHNYFEKIQPTSRCGSTPLETGHERGSPTLDTGCENGSATSNAAPTQEKLSSPSEPMQNPPHVIWDYSGGILQLIMFPVEPGCVIKFGAQGQ; encoded by the exons atggagaactctcaagcatgcag TTGTAAAGAGTGGGTAAGAGTTACTGGAGAAGAAGACTTGGCATACATCCCTATAGAAAAACTGAATACAttaaaatttgtatgtgaaggTCATTTCAAGTATAAGGATTTTTGCCGTAaaaagacaaaattaaaaaaaaaagcaatacCCTCATTAAACTTGACTTCTAAACCGTTAGGGGATGATATACTGGCTGATTTCCCTCTCCACATGTGGAAAAGTAATACACCAGAAAAAAAATCACAGGAGgaacataattattttgaaaaga TACAACCTACTAGTAGATGTGGGAGTACTCCTTTGGAGACTGGTCATGAAAGGGGAAGTCCCACTTTAGATACTGGTTGTGAAAATGGAAGTGCCACTTCAAACGCTGCGCCAACTCAAGAGAAATTAAGCAGCCCTAGTGAACCTATGCAGAACCCTCCACATGTAATATGGGATTACTCAGGCGGAATACTGCAATTAATTATGTTCCCTGTTGAGCCGGGGTGTGTCATAAAATTCGGAGCCCAAGGCCAATAA
- the LOC123865690 gene encoding protein IMPACT-like isoform X1 codes for MESDNLSKQIEEVEALSSIYGEDWTIDSEATKSYNIKIKDDKNEVILYVTMPEGYPSQSPPKYEVSAPWMDRKVKENLHYCLDEIYLDNLGETIIFQWVEKIREILQTIRPVESAKEKILIEETLDLSQIEISCPEITHGEVIVDRKSSFQGHAAEVHSIDDINAVLAKLKQNKKIRNATHNMYAYRIEKKTEKGTTMVQDCDDDGEAHAGGRMLHLLQILDQKNTLVVVSRWYGGIQLGPDRFRHINNATRQVIQQAGLLKK; via the exons ATGGAATCAGACAATTTATCGAAAcaa ATTGAAGAGGTTGAAGCATTAAGTTCGATTTACGGTGAAGACTGGACGATAGACAGTGAGGCTACAAAGTCGTACaatataaaaatcaaagatGATAAAAATGAAGTCATTTTGTATGTAACTATGCCTGAGGGCTACCCGAGTCAAAGCCCACCTAAATATGAAGTTTCAGCCCCATGGATGGATAGAAAAGTCAAAGAAAACCTTCATTATTGCCTGGATGAGATTTATTT agATAATTTAGGTGAAACAATCATATTTCAATGGGTTGAGAAAATCAGGGAAATATTACAGACTATAAGACCTGTGGAATCTGCAAAGGAAAAGATTTTGATTGAGGAAACTTTAGATCTGTCTCAG ATAGAAATCAGTTGTCCGGAGATTACTCATGGTGAAGTGATAGTTGACAGAAAGAGTTCATTTCAAGGGCATGCAGCTGAAGTTCACAGCATTGAtgatattaa TGCGGTATTAGCTAAACTGAAGCAAAACAAGAAGATACGTAATGCAACACACAACATGTATGCATATCGGATAGAAAAGAAGACTGAAAAAGGCACAACCATGGTGCAAGACTGCGACGACGACGGCGAGGCACACGCGGGCGGCAGGATGCTGCATCTCTTGCAGATCTTGGACCAGAAGAATACTTTAGTAGTTGTTTCTAGATG gtaCGGCGGCATTCAACTGGGTCCTGACAGATTTCGACACATCAACAACGCGACTCGACAAGTCATCCAACAGGCTGGGCTTTTGAAGAAATGA
- the LOC123865691 gene encoding uncharacterized protein LOC123865691 isoform X1 → MSKKMRTRKCEICNIRTGKAGMLMSRFPKDEKICKEWVRVTGEEDLAYIPIEKLNTLKFVCEGHFKYKDFCRKKTKLKKKAIPSLNLTSKPLGDDILADFPLHMWKSNTPEKKSQEEHNYFEKIQPTSRCGSTPLETGHERGSPTLDTGCENGSATSNAAPTQEKLSSPSEPMQNPPHVIWDYSGGILQLIMFPVEPGCVIKFGAQGQ, encoded by the exons ATGAGCAAAAAAATGAGAACTCGTAAATGTGAAATTTGCAATATAAGAACCGGTAAAGCAGGCATGCTTATGTCAAGATTTCCCAAGGATGAAAAAAT TTGTAAAGAGTGGGTAAGAGTTACTGGAGAAGAAGACTTGGCATACATCCCTATAGAAAAACTGAATACAttaaaatttgtatgtgaaggTCATTTCAAGTATAAGGATTTTTGCCGTAaaaagacaaaattaaaaaaaaaagcaatacCCTCATTAAACTTGACTTCTAAACCGTTAGGGGATGATATACTGGCTGATTTCCCTCTCCACATGTGGAAAAGTAATACACCAGAAAAAAAATCACAGGAGgaacataattattttgaaaaga TACAACCTACTAGTAGATGTGGGAGTACTCCTTTGGAGACTGGTCATGAAAGGGGAAGTCCCACTTTAGATACTGGTTGTGAAAATGGAAGTGCCACTTCAAACGCTGCGCCAACTCAAGAGAAATTAAGCAGCCCTAGTGAACCTATGCAGAACCCTCCACATGTAATATGGGATTACTCAGGCGGAATACTGCAATTAATTATGTTCCCTGTTGAGCCGGGGTGTGTCATAAAATTCGGAGCCCAAGGCCAATAA
- the LOC123865690 gene encoding protein IMPACT-like isoform X2, producing MPEGYPSQSPPKYEVSAPWMDRKVKENLHYCLDEIYLDNLGETIIFQWVEKIREILQTIRPVESAKEKILIEETLDLSQIEISCPEITHGEVIVDRKSSFQGHAAEVHSIDDINAVLAKLKQNKKIRNATHNMYAYRIEKKTEKGTTMVQDCDDDGEAHAGGRMLHLLQILDQKNTLVVVSRWYGGIQLGPDRFRHINNATRQVIQQAGLLKK from the exons ATGCCTGAGGGCTACCCGAGTCAAAGCCCACCTAAATATGAAGTTTCAGCCCCATGGATGGATAGAAAAGTCAAAGAAAACCTTCATTATTGCCTGGATGAGATTTATTT agATAATTTAGGTGAAACAATCATATTTCAATGGGTTGAGAAAATCAGGGAAATATTACAGACTATAAGACCTGTGGAATCTGCAAAGGAAAAGATTTTGATTGAGGAAACTTTAGATCTGTCTCAG ATAGAAATCAGTTGTCCGGAGATTACTCATGGTGAAGTGATAGTTGACAGAAAGAGTTCATTTCAAGGGCATGCAGCTGAAGTTCACAGCATTGAtgatattaa TGCGGTATTAGCTAAACTGAAGCAAAACAAGAAGATACGTAATGCAACACACAACATGTATGCATATCGGATAGAAAAGAAGACTGAAAAAGGCACAACCATGGTGCAAGACTGCGACGACGACGGCGAGGCACACGCGGGCGGCAGGATGCTGCATCTCTTGCAGATCTTGGACCAGAAGAATACTTTAGTAGTTGTTTCTAGATG gtaCGGCGGCATTCAACTGGGTCCTGACAGATTTCGACACATCAACAACGCGACTCGACAAGTCATCCAACAGGCTGGGCTTTTGAAGAAATGA
- the LOC123865685 gene encoding structure-specific endonuclease subunit SLX4 has product MPNKVVSKYFSPGTGMDDSLSDFKEKKKYNTGPKNVKKTRNTKKPKHTRGQKDIRALIKKQENDVLAYSNDFNKICKQVGVDVDSEELQLAIALSKSHHDVKKENSSDIESNSTEQLTSQQRILKIKTTLEEYGFRVPKTKITETNRRKRYKKQYKLLLTSETERQQIISDKYSEVLARNIFESTKVFECDYSDKELFYKATNIAYEHIKNDDVYYVTDLFEKSCHKNCLLRNWSEIPGRPLSPTVEVIDINFDDIICNQHELDCILSGTIFAAQQIVTNKNQDIIHNNRTTIDKTDHLECHESKPLENEVGHIDNLNGIKLITENIALNETSCYTNLNTMSVSQIRCVSPDLFDDEVSAVMESPDNDVQLSGQTLSKGDNIHTYCMDLTECVNIDSSDLHAKTKLHTNNEISITSRKSNDLMEITECVSSTSSKQINVENIDLTQSSNESDKQNDDILSQNKNIEVMDLTQVKDYDPLPAKIIYTEKNYSLDDTIILVDDDTTVLVYDSLKMQPQKQNLTLRDLPESICTDDIDNNEANSSSEKGKDQRSGNSFKDHLYNNTYESNYGYKSTLQNIGEVSEYVNELVEHQPGELDLTQSSNSSQGEMLTNQPISNYSTYSTSLGKRDNMSIDYDEINEVIGSEYIKKSNDCRYVSCSLEKDANKDIASNPNKTSKAFECLENESNYDLHQSKHCMNTDFRCSIAMNDENSSLKEDAFNPNLDTVSNPSKSSEVFEISDKEFNYSVHQSKYENFDFRDVSVMNDFSHYKNQSIGKSCHFSTSKKRSLSESNLLKENIISPHKEQSQSQKLNFNSETSNVITIPKENNKSILNTPKNGEYIIKTNEVTPMLDYASMSTPERHKELEKYGLKPFKRKRAIQLLTYLYNQTHPVVESHDDCLSPSKRQKRDDGDKKCSSPKKTSKSELLHFINKISKATVNPIQPIPEVNIENDLYAITTEQPDIRNIECNTEDWFFQKREKAKVYSCKVPLHVAFHNYVSCRRRLREAILRYEPVNIDVIHKDLVATGYRYNPKDLLKFMDRKCITVKTADNSRNKKS; this is encoded by the exons ATGCCTAACAAAGTAGTAAGCAAATATTTCTCGCCTGGAACTGGAATGGATGATAGTCTATCGGACTTTAAGGAAAAAAAGAAGTATAATACTGGTCCAAAGAATGTGAAGAAAACTAGAAATACTAAGAAACCAAAACATACACGAGGCCAGAAAGATATACGAGCCCTGATCAAAAAACAAGAAAATGATGTGTTGGCTTATTCAAacgattttaacaaaatatgcaAGCAAGTAGGTGTTGATGTAGATTCTGAGGAACTACAACTAGCTATTGCACTATCAAAGTCACATCATGATGTAAAGAAAGAGAACAGCTCAGATATAGAATCTAACAGCACCGAGCAGTTGACATCTCAACAGAgaatactaaaaattaaaacaactttaGAAGAATATGGATTCAGAGTTcccaaaacaaaaataacagaGACAAATAGAAGAAAAAGATACAAGAAACAGTATAAACTATTGCTGACATCTGAAACAGAAAGACAACAGATTATCTCTGATAAGTATTCTGAAGTATTAGCGAGAAACATCTTTGAATCTACAAAAGTCTTTGAATGTGATTATTCTGACAAAGAGCTTTTTTACAAAGCAACAAATATTGCTTACGAGCACATAAAAAATGATGATGTTTACTATGTAAcagatttatttgaaaaatcatGTCATAAAAATTGTCTTTTAAGAAATTGGTCTGAAATACCTGGTAGACCTTTAAGTCCTACAGTTGAAGTTATTGACATTAACTTTGATGATATAATATGTAACCAACATGAATTAGATTGCATATTAAGTGGAACAATATTTGCAGCACAACAGATAGTTACTAATAAAAACCaagatattatacataataataggaCTACTATAGATAAAACTGACCATTTAGAATGTCATGAATCTAAACCCTTAGAAAATGAAGTTGGGCACATAGATAATTTAAATGGAATTAAATTAATCACAGAAAATATTGCATTAAATGAAACCAGTTGTTATACAAACTTGAATACCATGTCAGTCTCACAGATAAGATGTGTTTCTCCAGATCTTTTTGATGATGAAGTATCTGCAGTAATGGAATCTCCAGATAATGATGTGCAGCTTTCTGGACAAACACTTTCAAAGGGTGACAATATTCACACATATTGTATGGATTTAACAGAATGTGTAAATATTGACTCTTCTGATTTACATGCTAAGACAAAGCTTCATACTAATAATGAAATTAGTATCACTAGCAGGAAGTCTAATGATTTGATGGAAATAACTGAATGTGTTTCTTCTACTAGCtcaaaacaaataaatgttGAAAACATTGACCTTACACAGAGCTCAAATGAGTCAGATAAACAAAATGATGACATTCTctctcaaaataaaaatattgaagttATGGATCTTACTCAAGTTAAAGATTATGATCCATTGCCAGCGAAAATAATTTATACTGAAAAAAATTATTCTCTTGATGATACAATAATACTGGTGGATGATGATACAACAGTACTAGTGTATGATAGTTTGAAAATGCAACCACAAAAGCAAAATTTGACTCTAAGAGATCTCCCTGAATCAATATGTACTGATGACATTGACAACAATGAAGCCAACTCCAGTAGTGAAAAAGGTAAAGATCAAAGGTCAGGAAATAGTTTCAAAGATCATTTATACAACAATACCTATGAAAGCAACTATGGTTATAAAAGTACTCTTCAAAATATAGGTGAAGTTAGTGAATATGTAAATGAACTAGTTGAACATCAACCAGGTGAATTAGACTTAACTCAGAGTTCTAACTCATCACAAGGCGAGATGTTGACAAATCAACCTATTTCAAATTATTCAACTTATTCAACTAGTCTCGGTAAAAGAGACAATATGTCAATAGATTATGATGAAATCAATGAAGTAATTGGCAGTGAATACATAAAGAAATCTAATGATTGCAGATATGTAAGTTGTTCATTAGAAAAGGACGCCAACAAAGACATTGCCTCAAATCCTAATAAAACTTCAAAAGCATTTGAATGTTTGGAAAATGAATCAAACTATGATTTACATCAATCTAAACATTGTATGAATACTGACTTTAGGTGTTCTATAGCTATGAACGATGAAAATAGTTCCCTAAAAGAGGATGCTTTTAATCCAAACCTTGATACTGTATCAAATCCTAGTAAGAGCTCAGAAGTATTTGAAATTTCAGACAAAGAATTTAATTATTCTGTACATCAGTCTAAATATGAGAATTTCGACTTCAGAGATGTTTCAGTTATGAATGACTTTTCACATTATAAAAATCAATCAATAGGAAAAAGCTGCCATTTCTctacatcaaaaaaaagatCATTGAGCGAAAGTAACTTACTTAAAGAGAATATTATTAGCCCACATAAAGAACAGTCTCAAtcacaaaaactaaattttaatagTGAAACATCTAATGTGATAACTATtccaaaagaaaataataagagTATATTAAATACGCCCAAAAATGGCGAGTACATAATAAAAACTAATGAAGTAACTCCTATGCTGGACTATGCATCAATGTCTACACCTGAAAGACACAAGGAATTGGAAAAATATGGACTCAAACCTTTCAAGAGAAAAAGAG CTATACAATTACTAACTTATCTGTACAATCAAACTCACCCAGTAGTAGAGTCGCATGACGATTGTCTGTCACCATCCAAACGGCAAAAGAGGGATGATGGAGACAAAAAATGTAGTTCACCAAAAAAGACATCTAAAAGTgaacttttacattttataaacaAGATATCTAAAGCTACTGTTAATCCTATACAACCCATACCTGAAGTGAATATAGAGAATGATTTATATGCTATTACAACCGAGCAGCCAGATATCCGAAATATTGAATGTAATACTGAAGATTGGTTCTTTCAGAAAAGGGAGAAAGCTAag GTGTATTCATGTAAGGTTCCTTTACATGTGGCTTTCCACAACTATGTGTCATGTCGGCGGCGGCTAAGGGAGGCTATATTGCGTTATGAACCTGTGAACATTGATGTCATACATAAAGACCTGGTTGCCACTGGATACAGGTACAATCCTAAG GATCTATTAAAATTCATGGATAGAAAATGTATCACAGTGAAGACGGCTGACAAttcaagaaataaaaaatcataG
- the LOC123865693 gene encoding uncharacterized protein LOC123865693, which yields MAIGVDSSKWKPRKFKGTPAGKARNLVGLGIVSVGVLIGAFYQFSDVTKNYRKKLEIFYQDPVEEVERKLMIAGGLPNRSGDTIRRLLEEEARTDRPDK from the exons TGGAGTGGATAGTTCGAAATGGAaacctagaaaatttaaaggAACTCCCGCTGGCAAAGCTAGAAATTTAGTTGGTTTAGGTATTGTGAGTGTCGGTGTTTTAATTGGTGCATTTTACCA GTTCTCTGATGTAACCAAgaattacagaaaaaaattgGAGATATTTTATCAGGATCCGGTAGAAGAAGTGGAAAGAAAGCTTATGATTGCTGGTGGACTTCCCAACAGATCCGGCGATACTATAAGACGGTTATTGGAAGAAGAGGCTAGAACAGATAGGCCAGATAAATAA